In Citrus sinensis cultivar Valencia sweet orange chromosome 2, DVS_A1.0, whole genome shotgun sequence, a single genomic region encodes these proteins:
- the LOC102615960 gene encoding pentatricopeptide repeat-containing protein At2g22410, mitochondrial-like produces MCSQHLRRILVSLSNPAHSARLVDQVLTQAITNGLSHATPTWNCILRAYSNSPAPIKAILIFNHFFIKKSSNVPDNYTYPVLFKACSCSLSLLPMGKGLHAHVTKTALDSDIYVGNSLIHFYGRMALFTDARVLFDKMPFRDVGSWNTLMSIYNDFSDSGEVLILFKQLIFEGIVADKITLVILFSACARLEKLHYGKTVHCYATKVGLEYMLNMENALLLMYAKCKEMDEALRLFDEMGSRRNIVSLNILINGYIDMELVDLAREVFDEIVDKDIVLWRSMMHGCVKAKQPEEALELFKKMIDEGVTPDEEVMVSVLSACSSLSNLQYGRLVHRFILQNNITQDAFVKTALIDMYSKCGSLEEALVTFYKTDCKDVVTWTTMIEGLANYGLGNEALRVFYQMERKGIKPNEATFVSVLAACRHSGLITEGCQLFRRMGGVYRVQPTIEHFVCLVDLLSRAGLLYQAEEFIKIMPAEDKFISYKALLSACITYSEFDLGKKVANNMMKLGNQSHEAYVLLSNFYALEGHWTEVAEARRNMKELQTRKKPGNSIIDLKHY; encoded by the coding sequence ATGTGCAGCCAACACTTGCGCAGAATTCTCGTGTCCCTAAGCAATCCAGCTCATAGTGCTAGACTCGTGGATCAAGTCCTCACTCAAGCCATCACCAACGGCCTCAGCCATGCCACGCCCACATGGAACTGCATTCTCAGAGCCTACTCGAACAGCCCCGCACCCATCAAAGCCATTCTCATTTTCAACCACTTCTTCATTAAGAAAAGCTCCAACGTTCCCGATAACTACACCTACCCAGTTCTATTCAAAGCCTGTTCTTGTTCATTGTCACTACTACCAATGGGAAAAGGATTACATGCCCATGTCACTAAAACCGCCCTAGATAGTGATATTTATGTGGGAAATTctcttattcatttttatggACGCATGGCTCTTTTTACGGATGCGCGTGTCCTGTTCGATAAAATGCCTTTTAGAGATGTAGGGAGCTGGAATACGCTTATGAGTATTTATAATGACTTTTCTGATTCTGGggaagttttaattttgttcaaaCAATTGATATTTGAAGGAATTGTGGCGGATAAGATCACTTTGGTGATTCTCTTCTCAGCTTGTGCACGGTTAGAGAAGCTTCATTATGGTAAAACCGTACATTGCTATGCAACAAAAGTTGGTCTTGAATACATGTTGAATATGGAGAATGCGTTGTTGTTAATGTATGCGAAGTGTAAAGAAATGGATGAAGCATTACGACTGTTTGATGAAATGGGTTCTAGGAGAAATATAGTGTCGCTTAACATTTTGATCAATGGATATATTGACATGGAGCTAGTAGATTTGGCTCGCGAAGTATTTGATGAGATTGTTGATAAGGACATTGTTTTATGGCGTTCGATGATGCATGGGTGTGTTAAGGCTAAACAGCCGGAGGAGGCTTTAGAActtttcaagaaaatgattGATGAGGGGGTGACACCAGACGAAGAAGTAATGGTCAGCGTGCTTTCAGCCTGTTCCAGTTTGTCAAACCTACAATATGGTAGGCTAGTTCATCGTTTCATCTTGCAAAACAACATAACCCAAGATGCTTTTGTGAAGACAGCTCTTATTGACATGTATTCCAAGTGCGGGAGTCTAGAGGAAGCTCTGGTTACATTTTACAAAACGGATTGCAAAGATGTCGTCACTTGGACAACAATGATTGAGGGGCTAGCAAATTATGGTCTTGGGAATGAAGCTTTGCGCGTTTTTTATCAGATGGAAAGAAAAGGGATCAAGCCAAATGAAGCCACGTTTGTTTCTGTGTTAGCTGCATGCAGACATTCTGGGTTGATCACTGAGGGCTGCCAATTGTTCAGGAGAATGGGAGGAGTGTACAGAGTTCAACCAACAATTGAGCACTTTGTTTGTCTAGTTGATCTGTTAAGCAGAGCAGGGCTGTTGTATCAGGCTGAGGAGtttatcaaaatcatgccAGCTGAGGACAAATTCATATCTTATAAAGCTCTATTAAGTGCTTGCATCACATATTCAGAATTTGATCTTGGCAAGAAAGTTGCTAATAATATGATGAAGTTAGGTAACCAGAGCCATGAAGCTTATGTCCTTTTATCCAACTTCTATGCTCTCGAGGGTCATTGGACTGAAGTAGCAGAGGCAAGAAGAAACATGAAAGAGCTTCAAACAAGAAAGAAGCCTGGCAACAGTATTATAGACCTCAAACATTATTAG
- the LOC102615656 gene encoding uncharacterized protein LOC102615656 codes for MPLPWKKTKVSRISRLVADFQSPPKRGGSLVVQTGFPTSLVDLFVKNRDRLKKHSKKKSQSEPPMEISRPMNVTPPPPCYTNMKVNSSSGGQENVRTNKIKRTPVEELAVVEQCVGDDRDFGVGGADADGSKKGRVVMAVLRVFLVVVLALSSKRLAVGITKSAFLLLFLEFVGTRVLVHLRPCSKARTVFDCFVERVKLWCFCKGKKDADVSSLEEIKRFEKDSTRGSGDGGACDSSIEEIEVVDPKCVVFTPVEEIGSERKNLEVESGDRRVKILEELEKKERIVDENENKNEDKVDVSLCKKEQSRRAKLRANFKKFVPKKLCKKKDQKCKEKEMDWSRGVCSSAVEDKVPEQRNCDKLEQDVEEDSSQSLSVKEEESCQGEEFFDESQAEAKMIVDESSVETKRKGNSAYLILCLIVLAGLVGGRVLALVLTVSWCLALKLVAKLRPATISC; via the coding sequence atgcCTTTGCCATGGAAAAAGACAAAGGTTTCGAGGATATCGCGTTTGGTGGCGGATTTTCAGTCGCCGCCGAAACGCGGGGGATCGCTTGTTGTGCAGACAGGGTTCCCAACTTCTCTCGTCGATCTATTTGTGAAGAATCGAGATCGGTTGAAGAAACATTCGAAGAAGAAATCGCAGTCGGAGCCCCCGATGGAAATTTCCAGGCCCATGAATGTAACGCCGCCGCCGCCGTGTTACACTAACATGAAGGTGAATTCATCATCTGGGGGCCAAGAAAATGTGCGAACGAATAAGATTAAGAGAACCCCGGTTGAGGAATTGGCGGTTGTTGAACAATGTGTCGGTGACGATCGTGATTTTGGTGTTGGCGGCGCTGACGCCGATGGATCAAAGAAGGGGCGTGTTGTAATGGCGGTTCTGAGGGTGTTTTTGGTTGTGGTATTAGCTTTGAGTTCGAAAAGGCTGGCGGTTGGTATCACAAAGTCGGCGTTTTTGCTTCTCTTTCTCGAGTTTGTTGGGACTCGTGTATTGGTTCACTTGAGACCGTGTTCTAAGGCAAGGACTGTGTTTGATTGTTTTGTCGAGAGAGTTAAGTTGTGGTGTTTTTGTAAGGGTAAGAAGGATGCAGATGTTTCATCTTTGGAAGAGATTaagagatttgaaaaagaTTCAACGAGAGGATCTGGTGACGGTGGTGCGTGTGATTCTTCGATTGAAGAAATTGAGGTTGTTGATCCGAAATGTGTTGTTTTCACGCCGGTTGAAGAGATTGGAAGTGAGAGAAAGAATTTGGAAGTTGAAAGTGGTGATAGGAGAGTGAAAATATTGGAGGAATTGGAGAAAAAGGAGAGGATTGTGGACGAAAATGAGAATAAGAATGAGGATAAAGTAGATGTTTCTTTATGCAAAAAGGAGCAAAGCCGAAGAGCGAAACTGAGAgcgaactttaaaaaatttgttccCAAGAAGTTGTGTAAAAAGAAGGACCAAAAGTGTAAGGAGAAGGAGATGGATTGGAGCAGAGGAGTTTGTTCTTCTGCGGTAGAGGATAAAGTACCTGAGCAAAGAAATTGTGATAAACTAGAACAAGATGTTGAAGAGGATTCTTCTCAGTCTCTATCGGTGAAAGAAGAGGAAAGTTGCCAAGGAGAAGAGTTTTTTGATGAATCCCAAGCGGAGGCAAAAATGATTGTAGATGAGTCGTCTGTGGAAACAAAGAGAAAGGGGAATTCAGCTTATCTAATTCTCTGCTTAATTGTTCTTGCTGGACTTGTTGGAGGCCGGGTTCTAGCACTTGTCCTTACAGTTTCTTGGTGTCTTGCGTTAAAATTGGTTGCAAAGCTGAGGCCTGCAACAATCTCTTGctaa
- the LOC102615364 gene encoding tubulin beta chain yields the protein MREILHIQGGQCGNQIGAKFWEVICDEHGIDHTGKYSGDSDLQLERINVYYNEASGGRYVPRAVLMDLEPGTMDSVRSGPFGQIFRPDNFVFGQSGAGNNWAKGHYTEGAELIDSVLDVVRKEAENCDCLQGFQVCHSLGGGTGSGMGTLLISKIREEYPDRMMLTFSVFPSPKVSDTVVEPYNATLSVHQLVENADECMVLDNEALYDICFRTLKLATPTFGDLNHLISATMSGVTCCLRFPGQLNSDLRKLAVNLIPFPRLHFFMVGFAPLTSRGSQQYRALTVPELTQQMWDAKNMMCAADPRHGRYLTASAMFRGKMSTKEVDEQMINVQNKNSSYFVEWIPNNVKSSVCDIPPKGLKMASTFIGNSTSIQEMFRRVSEQFTAMFRRKAFLHWYTGEGMDEMEFTEAESNMNDLVAEYQQYQDATADDEEYEEEEEEVAA from the exons atgagagaaatcTTGCACATCCAGGGTGGGCAATGCGGCAACCAGATCGGAGCCAAGTTCTGGGAGGTCATCTGCGACGAGCACGGAATTGACCACACGGGGAAGTACAGCGGAGACTCCGATCTCCAACTCGAACGCATCAATGTTTATTACAACGAGGCCAGCGGCGGAAGGTACGTCCCACGCGCCGTGTTGATGGATCTGGAGCCTGGGACGATGGACTCTGTTAGATCCGGTCCGTTCGGGCAGATATTTCGCCCCGATAACTTCGTGTTCGGGCAGTCTGGCGCTGGCAATAACTGGGCCAAGGGTCATTACACCGAAGGCGCTGAGTTGATCGACTCTGTTCTGGATGTTGTTAGAAAGGAAGCTGAGAATTGTGATTGCTTGCAGG gatTTCAAGTATGTCATTCTTTGGGAGGAGGTACTGGTTCTGGTATGGGAACCCTTCTTATTTCCAAGATCAGGGAGGAGTATCCAGATCGCATGATGTTGACATTTTCCGTCTTCCCGTCTCCTAAGGTATCTGACACGGTTGTTGAGCCTTACAATGCTACCCTCTCAGTACATCAGCTTGTTGAGAATGCCGATGAATGTATGGTGCTAGATAATGAAGCTCTATATGATATTTGCTTCAGAACTCTCAAGCTCGCCACCCCTACTT TTGGTGATCTTAACCATCTTATCTCTGCTACCATGAGTGGCGTCACATGCTGTCTTCGATTCCCCGGACAGCTGAACTCTGACCTCAGGAAGCTTGCTGTTAACCTTATCCCTTTCCCGCGTCTCCATTTCTTCATGGTTGGGTTTGCACCCTTGACATCACGAGGATCACAGCAGTATCGTGCCCTTACTGTGCCGGAACTAACCCAGCAGATGTGGGATGCTAAGAACATGATGTGTGCTGCTGACCCACGCCACGGTCGTTACCTAACTGCTTCGGCCATGTTCCGTGGTAAGATGAGTACTAAAGAGGTTGATGAACAAATGATCAATGTCCAAAACAAGAACTCTTCGTACTTTGTCGAGTGGATACCAAATAATGTCAAGTCGAGCGTGTGTGACATCCCGCCTAAGGGTCTGAAAATGGCATCCACTTTCATTGGAAATTCAACGTCAATTCAGGAGATGTTTAGGCGAGTCAGTGAGCAATTTACGGCTATGTTTCGGAGGAAAGCTTTCTTGCACTGGTACACCGGTGAGGGAATGGACGAGATGGAGTTCACCGAGGCTGAGAGTAACATGAATGACTTGGTGGCAGAGTACCAGCAGTATCAGGATGCAACTGCTGACGACGAGGAGTAcgaggaagaagaagaggaagttGCAGCATGA
- the LOC102621438 gene encoding putative germin-like protein 2-1 produces the protein MAARILLLAALVISITCSDIAFAFDPSPLQDFCVADLQKPVLVNGYACKDPMLVKAEDFYFSGLNREGNTSNPFGSIATRITVTQVPGFNTLGISIARADFAPGGVNPPHFHPRATEILTVLKGTLEAGFVTSNPENRLFTKVLRPGDLFVAPKGMIHFQKNIGRGKAVALASLGSQNPGVVTVPNTVFGSHPKISTDILAKAFQVDQFRIQQIQKNF, from the exons ATGGCAGCCAGAATTCTCCTTTTAGCAGCACTCGTGATTTCCATAACTTGTTCCGATATTGCATTTGCATTTGATCCCAGCCCTCTCCAAGATTTTTGCGTGGCGGACCTGCAAAAACCAG TGCTTGTAAATGGGTACGCATGCAAGGATCCGATGCTGGTGAAAGCTGAGGATTTCTACTTCAGTGGGCTTAACCGGGAAGGAAACACGTCAAATCCTTTCGGTTCAATCGCAACTCGTATCACTGTAACTCAGGTTCCAGGGTTTAACACGCTTGGAATCTCAATAGCAAGAGCAGATTTTGCTCCAGGAGGCGTGAATCCACCCCATTTTCACCCGAGAGCCACAGAGATTTTAACTGTCCTGAAAGGAACCCTGGAAGCAGGATTTGTGACTTCCAATCCTGAAAATCGACTTTTCACAAAAGTGCTTCGACCCGGTGATCTCTTTGTCGCCCCAAAAGGCATGATTCACTTTCAGAAGAATATTGGACGTGGAAAAGCTGTTGCCCTTGCTTCGCTTGGTAGCCAAAATCCTGGAGTTGTTACAGTTCCCAATACCGTGTTTGGTTCCCATCCAAAAATCTCAACTGATATTCTCGCCAAGGCTTTCCAAGTCGATCAGTTTCGTATCCAACAAATTCAGAAAAATTTCTAA
- the LOC102621157 gene encoding putative germin-like protein 2-1, with protein sequence MASTQICLIGLLSVSFFVACLAADSNNILDFCVADIYSHVFVNGAPCKDPKTAHADDFYFTGLDKQGNFSNPMGSKATPVYVQQIPGLNTLGLSMVRVDFAPDGLNPPHTHPRASEIMTLLEGTLEVGFIGTAPDYRHFSKILNKGDVFVFPMGLLHYQRNVGKVNAVAIAALNSQNPGTSSIAPALFTSKPVLNDEIISKTFLFDKKNVAILRSKFN encoded by the coding sequence atggcctCTACTCAAATCTGCTTGATAGGGCTGCTTTCAGTTTCGTTCTTCGTTGCGTGTTTGGCAGCTGACAGTAACAATATACTTGATTTCTGCGTGGCTGACATCTACAGCCATGTGTTCGTTAACGGTGCACCATGCAAGGATCCAAAGACAGCTCACGCCGATGATTTTTACTTCACCGGCCTTGACAAACAGGGCAACTTTTCAAACCCAATGGGGTCTAAGGCTACCCCTGTTTATGTACAACAGATTCCAGGGCTTAACACTCTTGGACTGTCAATGGTACGCGTTGACTTTGCCCCCGATGGCCTCAACCCACCGCACACTCACCCTCGTGCCTCCGAAATAATGACTCTTCTTGAAGGTACCCTCGAAGTTGGATTCATCGGCACCGCCCCCGATTATCGTCACTTTTCCAAGATTTTGAACAAGGGtgatgtgtttgtttttccaaTGGGCTTGCTTCATTACCAGAGGAATGTGGGGAAGGTCAATGCTGTCGCAATTGCAGCACTCAACAGCCAAAACCCTGGCACCAGCAGTATAGCACCGGCTCTTTTCACATCCAAGCCTGTTCttaatgatgaaattatttcCAAGACTTTCCTGTTTGACAAGAAGAATGTGGCTATCTTGCGTTCCAAGTTTAATTAG
- the LOC102615083 gene encoding histidinol dehydrogenase, chloroplastic isoform X1: MTDTQLLFFNRSHIFIKPLQNRRFGFTRVQKYNQFFSSGLIHKRIQCSMKSYRLSELTHAEVQSLKARPRIDFSSIFSMVHPIVDDVRNRGDASVKDYTERFDKVKLEKVVENVSELPDPELDAAVKEAFDVAYNNIYAFHLAQKSAETSVENMKGVRCKRVARSIGSVGLYVPGGTAVLPSTALMLSVPAQIAGCKTVVLATPPSQDGSICKEVLYCAKKAGVTHILKAGGAQAISAMAWGTESCPKVEKIFGPGNQYVTAAKMILQNSEAMISIDMPAGPSEVLVIADIYASPVHIAADLLSQAEHGPDSQVVLVIVGDGVDLEAIEQEISKQCQSLPRGEFASKALGHSFMVFARDMLEAISFSNLYAPEHLIVNVKDAEKWESIIENAGSVFLGEWTPESVGDYASGTNHVLPTYGYARMYGGVSLDSFLKYMTVQSLTEEGLKKLGPYVATMAEIEGLEAHKRAVTFRLQDIEARQVSSKR; this comes from the exons ATGACGGACACTCAGCTTCTGTTCTTTAACCGAAGccacatttttattaaacctTTGCAGAATCGTCGTTTTGGTTTCACTCGCGTCCAGAAATACAATCAGTTTTTTTCGTCAG GTTTAATTCACAAGAGAATACAGTGTTCGATGAAGTCTTATAGACTATCAGAACTGACTCATGCTGAGGTCCAGAGCTTGAAGGCTCGTCCTCGTATTGATTTCTCTTCTATTTTCAGCATG GTCCATCCAATTGTTGATGATGTTCGCAATAGAGGAGATGCTTCAGTTAAAGA TTATACTGAAAGATTTGACAAAGTTAAACTGGAAAAAGTAGTTGAAAATGTCTCTGAGCTTCCTGACCCTGAG CTTGATGCGGCTGTTAAAGAAGCATTTGACGTGGCATACAACAACATATATGCTTTTCATCTTGCTCAAAAGTCAGCTGAGACAAGTGTTGAGAACATGAAA GGTGTTAGATGCAAAAGAGTGGCGAGGAGCATTGGTTCTGTAGGTCTTTACGTGCCAGGGGGAACTGCTGTTTTACCTTCAACAGCTCTGATGCTTTCAGTA CCTGCACAGATTGCTGGATGTAAAACAGTTGTCCTTGCGACTCCCCCAAGCCAGGATGGCAGCATATGTAAG GAGGTACTGTATTGTGCCAAGAAGGCCGGTGTCACTCACATCCTTAAGGCTGGAGGAGCTCAG gCAATATCAGCTATGGCTTGGGGAACAGAATCTTGCCCAAAG GTTGAGAAGATTTTTGGGCCTGGAAATCAGTATGTCACAGCTGCAAAAATGATTCTCCAA AACAGTGAAGCAATGATTTCAATTGACATGCCAGCTGGCCCTTCAGAAGTCTTGGTCATTGCTGATATATATGCCAGTCCTGTTCACATAGCTGCAGACTTGCTATCTCAG GCTGAGCATGGACCGGACAGTCAAGTTGTCCTTGTAATTGTTGGGGATGGAGTGGATCTAGAAGCTATTGAACAAGAAATCAGTAAGCAGTGCCAGAGCCTTCCAAGGGGAGAGTTTGCTTCAAAAGCACTGGGCCACAGTTTCATGGTCTTTGCCCGTGATATGTTGGAG GCGATCTCCTTCTCAAATTTATATGCACCCGAGCATCTAATTGTCAATGTAAAGGATGCTGAAAAATGGGAGTCCATCATCGAGAATGCAG GCTCGGTGTTTTTGGGAGAATGGACTCCAGAAAGTGTGGGAGATTACGCAAGTGGGACAAACCACGTCCTTCCCACATATGGGTATGCACGAATGTATGGGGGTGTGTCTCTTGATTCCTTCTTGAAATACATGACGGTGCAATCATTGACAGAGGAAGGTCTGAAAAAGCTTGGTCCATATGTCGCAACCATGGCGGAAATTGAGGGGCTAGAAGCCCACAAGAGAGCCGTGACTTTTCGATTACAGGATATTGAAGCCAGGCAAGTTTCCAGTAAGAGATGA
- the LOC102615083 gene encoding histidinol dehydrogenase, chloroplastic isoform X2: protein MKSYRLSELTHAEVQSLKARPRIDFSSIFSMVHPIVDDVRNRGDASVKDYTERFDKVKLEKVVENVSELPDPELDAAVKEAFDVAYNNIYAFHLAQKSAETSVENMKGVRCKRVARSIGSVGLYVPGGTAVLPSTALMLSVPAQIAGCKTVVLATPPSQDGSICKEVLYCAKKAGVTHILKAGGAQAISAMAWGTESCPKVEKIFGPGNQYVTAAKMILQNSEAMISIDMPAGPSEVLVIADIYASPVHIAADLLSQAEHGPDSQVVLVIVGDGVDLEAIEQEISKQCQSLPRGEFASKALGHSFMVFARDMLEAISFSNLYAPEHLIVNVKDAEKWESIIENAGSVFLGEWTPESVGDYASGTNHVLPTYGYARMYGGVSLDSFLKYMTVQSLTEEGLKKLGPYVATMAEIEGLEAHKRAVTFRLQDIEARQVSSKR from the exons ATGAAGTCTTATAGACTATCAGAACTGACTCATGCTGAGGTCCAGAGCTTGAAGGCTCGTCCTCGTATTGATTTCTCTTCTATTTTCAGCATG GTCCATCCAATTGTTGATGATGTTCGCAATAGAGGAGATGCTTCAGTTAAAGA TTATACTGAAAGATTTGACAAAGTTAAACTGGAAAAAGTAGTTGAAAATGTCTCTGAGCTTCCTGACCCTGAG CTTGATGCGGCTGTTAAAGAAGCATTTGACGTGGCATACAACAACATATATGCTTTTCATCTTGCTCAAAAGTCAGCTGAGACAAGTGTTGAGAACATGAAA GGTGTTAGATGCAAAAGAGTGGCGAGGAGCATTGGTTCTGTAGGTCTTTACGTGCCAGGGGGAACTGCTGTTTTACCTTCAACAGCTCTGATGCTTTCAGTA CCTGCACAGATTGCTGGATGTAAAACAGTTGTCCTTGCGACTCCCCCAAGCCAGGATGGCAGCATATGTAAG GAGGTACTGTATTGTGCCAAGAAGGCCGGTGTCACTCACATCCTTAAGGCTGGAGGAGCTCAG gCAATATCAGCTATGGCTTGGGGAACAGAATCTTGCCCAAAG GTTGAGAAGATTTTTGGGCCTGGAAATCAGTATGTCACAGCTGCAAAAATGATTCTCCAA AACAGTGAAGCAATGATTTCAATTGACATGCCAGCTGGCCCTTCAGAAGTCTTGGTCATTGCTGATATATATGCCAGTCCTGTTCACATAGCTGCAGACTTGCTATCTCAG GCTGAGCATGGACCGGACAGTCAAGTTGTCCTTGTAATTGTTGGGGATGGAGTGGATCTAGAAGCTATTGAACAAGAAATCAGTAAGCAGTGCCAGAGCCTTCCAAGGGGAGAGTTTGCTTCAAAAGCACTGGGCCACAGTTTCATGGTCTTTGCCCGTGATATGTTGGAG GCGATCTCCTTCTCAAATTTATATGCACCCGAGCATCTAATTGTCAATGTAAAGGATGCTGAAAAATGGGAGTCCATCATCGAGAATGCAG GCTCGGTGTTTTTGGGAGAATGGACTCCAGAAAGTGTGGGAGATTACGCAAGTGGGACAAACCACGTCCTTCCCACATATGGGTATGCACGAATGTATGGGGGTGTGTCTCTTGATTCCTTCTTGAAATACATGACGGTGCAATCATTGACAGAGGAAGGTCTGAAAAAGCTTGGTCCATATGTCGCAACCATGGCGGAAATTGAGGGGCTAGAAGCCCACAAGAGAGCCGTGACTTTTCGATTACAGGATATTGAAGCCAGGCAAGTTTCCAGTAAGAGATGA